A genomic window from Silene latifolia isolate original U9 population chromosome 11, ASM4854445v1, whole genome shotgun sequence includes:
- the LOC141614994 gene encoding putative NAC domain-containing protein 94 gives MEGNNNEVDKVDDVILPGFRFHPTDEELVGFYLRRKILDQILPIQIIKQVDIYKYDPWDLPKLASTGEKEWYFYCPRDRKYRNSARPNRVTCAGFWKATGTDRPIYSSDATKCIGLKKSLVFYRGRAAKGVKTDWMMHEFRLPSLSDSAPPKKLFDKTLPAIDSWAICRIFKKTNSMAQRALSHSWVLPLPENNLMSNMLNQAPNSISTHHLSPENISCTSDLQGSPSISSFPTLHQYAPLKPVNEDVISKLSSGSTSLADLPTNLMFPTIEMAGVPRFTTDFVKVTDVVGFGGSQQLFNGFPGSSAQNNHREDQFFFKKIQNQQWNGIRSVGYPFNLQSLISNPGTLSWDSAPCPNELSTSISCNKCYR, from the exons atggaAGGCAATAATAATGAGGTTGATAAGGTTGATGATGTTATATTGCCTGGCTTTCGTTTTCATCCAACAGATGAAGAGCTTGTTGGATTTTACCTTCGAAGGAAGATACTTGACCAAATTTTACCTATTCAGATTATTAAGCAAGTTGATATCTACAAATATGATCCTTGGGATCTTCCTA AACTGGCATCGACAGGTGAGAAAGAATGGTATTTCTACTGTCCAAGAGACAGGAAATACAGGAACAGTGCAAGGCCAAACAGAGTGACATGTGCCGGATTCTGGAAGGCGACAGGGACAGACAGGCCGATATACTCGTCAGATGCAACAAAATGCATAGGTTTGAAAAAGTCACTTGTATTCTACAGAGGCAGAGCTGCTAAAGGTGTCAAGACTGACTGGATGATGCATGAGTTTCGCTTGCCTTCTCTTTCTGATTCTGCCCCTCCTAAAAAGCTCTTTGATAAAACTCTTCCTGCTATC GATTCATGGGCAATCTGTAGGATCTTCAAGAAAACAAACTCGATGGCACAAAGAGCGCTATCTCACTCTTGGGTTTTGCCATTACCAGAAAACAATCTAATGTCAAATATGCTCAATCAAGCTCCAAACTCCATTTCTACTCATCACCTCAGTCCAGAGAACATATCATGTACAAGTGACTTACAGGGAAGCCCCTCCATATCAAGTTTTCCCACCCTCCATCAATACGCTCCTTTGAAACCCGTTAATGAAGATGTGATCTCGAAACTGTCTTCGGGTTCCACCTCTTTGGCAGACCTCCCTACTAACTTGATGTTTCCAACCATTGAGATGGCCGGTGTTCCAAGATTCACCACTGATTTTGTTAAAGTTACAGATGTGGTAGGCTTTGGTGGGTCCCAACAGCTATTCAATGGGTTTCCTGGAAGTTCAGCTCAGAATAACCATAGAGAAGATCAATTTTTCTTCAAGAAAATACAAAATCAGCAATGGAATGGCATTAGATCAGTCGGGTATCCATTCAATTTGCAGTCGTTAATCTCAAACCCGGGTACTTTGTCATGGGACTCAGCACCATGTCCGAATGAGTTGTCCACGAGTATTTCCTGTAACAAATGCTATAGGTAA
- the LOC141613705 gene encoding uncharacterized protein LOC141613705: MNCSKSCIYGNGIASEEFQEISQIAGIPEGKLPFRYLGVPIIAKRLAASDCSKLVERVMERIRAIGVRKLSYAGRLVLIKSVLSTLHCYWARIFILPVSILNKVEALCRSFLWQGKEISNGPALIAWDTCCKTKQEGGLGLIDLRRWNTAALGKYIWWIAQKEDHLWVKWIHNIYMKGVNWVDYKPNTGASWSWRKLCGVKDKLKAGYVNDWWLHQGRQYTISAGYSWSGMSNNRVAWTPFVWNSLSLPKHCLIGWIVANGKLLTRDRLMTIPAVNFMHWWLKLRLKNLLRKKIIAAGIQSLIYNIWEMRNRSRVDGLLLRPEKLIEKLLQNLRLRLQVLHSTGKISDNYREWI; encoded by the exons ATGAACTGTAGTAAGTCTTGCATTTATGGGAATGGGATTGCTAGTGAGGAGTTTCAGGAGATTTCACAGATTGCTGGAATACCTGAAGGGAAACTTCCTTTTAGGTATTTGGGGGTTCCTATTATTGCTAAGAGATTGGCTGCTAGTGACTGCTCTAAATTAGTAGAACGAGTGATGGAAAGGATCAGGGCCATTGGAGTTAGGAAACTCTCCTATGCAGGAAGGCTTGTTCTCATCAAATCTGTTCTCAGTACTTTGCATTGTTATTGGGCACGAATTTTCATTCTTCCTGTGAGTATTTTGAACAAGGTTGAAGCATTGTGTAGGAGTTTCCTATGGCAGGGCAAGGAGATATCTAATGGGCCTGCACTAATTGCGTGGGATACCTGCTGTAAAACTAAGCAAGAAGGTGGTTTAGGCCTCATTGATCTTAGGAGGTGGAACACAGCTGCACTGGGGAAATACATATGGTGGATTGCCCAAAAAGAGGACCATTTGTGGGTTAAATGGATTCATAATATTTATATGAAAGGTGTGAATTGGGTTGATTATAAGCCTAATACTGGTGCAAGCTGGTCGTGGAGAAAACTTTGTGGTGTTAAAGATAAGCTGAAGGCAGGCTATGTGAATGATTGGTGGCTGCATCAGGGGCGTCAATATACTATCAGTGCTGGGTATTCTTGGTCGGGGATGTCTAACAATAGGGTTGCCTGGACTCCTTTTGTTTGGAATTCTCTGAGTCTACCTAAGCATTGCCTAATTGGATGGATTGTGGCTAATGGAAAACTTCTCACTCGGGATAGATTA ATGACCATTCCTGCTGTCAACTTCATGCACTGGTGGTTAAAGCTACGGTTGAAGAATTTACTAAGGAAGAAAATTATTGCTGCTGGGATTCAATCTTTGATTTATAACATTTGGGAGATGAGAAACAGGAGTCGAGTAGATGGGTTATTACTGCGACCAGAGAAGTTGATTGAGAAGCTCTTGCAGAACCTGAGATTGCGGTTGCAAGTGTTACACTCTACTGGGAAGATTAGTGATAACTATAGGGAATGGATATGA